The sequence GAACGCAGCATTTTTTCTTACCTTGTCTTCCAACCAAGCTCATAAATTGGAACTCAATCGCCGAAAAGGGAGAAAAGATGTTTTTACTGGTTCCATGACCTCAAGTATGGTTTTCCCATTGGATCGTGTAAAACAGAATTTTGATGTGACAAGCTCATCCATCCCATATCATCAGGCATCACAGTAGTAGCTGCTTCACGCCCACTCAAGAAGTCTAGTGGATGAGATGCTTGTGGTAGAACATTGCTGATCCGGGGAGTAACATTACCCCCACCCACCATTCCATAGTTCCTCGATGGAATGAACTGTTCTGTGGAACCCACTGAATCATAAGGACCACTAGAACGTAATTGGTTACAATGAGATAGAACATGGAATAAACTCTGATCTGCACCACTTCCACTCCCAATGCTCTGACTCCGGACGCTAGCACCATCAGAACCAGCCCAGCCACCATGAACTTGATGCTCACCAGGAAACCAGTTCTGACTTAACAATCCTCCACCATTTAAGCCAGATGGCAGAGGTGCTGGCATGCAGATGGTATTGACTGGCAAATCCTGCACATTGACTGGTGCCAAGTGTTCTTGCCTTGGGATCAAGTATCTACCTCCATCAGAGTACATGTTCCCTGAGATGTTTCGTTGCATATAAACCTCGTTCTGTCTCTTCTGCTCCAGTTCCAGTGGCAGTGACTGCTGCGGCTGCTCCTGGAAATGCCCAGGAAACTGACCATTTTCCATTGACAAATTGACTTGTGGCTGGAATTCCAAACCTGTCTGTTTCTGCTCCTGATGGTACAACATCCCCTGGCTCTTAAAGAGAGATTGAAGTAACTCATTTCTGTCTTGGTTTGGGTAAGAACTGAAGGAACAATCACCTGATTGTCTTTGCAGAAAATCTTTCCCACTCTCTTCCACTTGCAAGTCAGATTCTAGATCAATCATATGGGTCCGATGATGTTCATTAACTTGAGAATGTTCAAGTGGCAACCCACTGGCAGATGTGAACTCATGGCTTGCAGTGGAATCATAGAAAGAATGGGACACATTAACAGCTGGCCAAATGTCTTCTCCAGAAGTAAGAGGCACTCCCCGACAAATGACATCATCTGCAGTGTTCAAATCCCCTGAGTACCCAGATTTGTCAGCAGGAGCATTATCTGACTTTGACATGATATGATTGTCTTCAGCATCCATGTCAATGGGATCGATCTCATGGTCACCATTAGGAGAAGAAATCTGCTGCAGAGACGGATTCTGTGGGGTTCCAGGAATAGACTCCTCGTTCTGTGGGGAGCAAGGAATAGACTCCTGACTCTGTGGGGAGCCAGGAATAGACTCCTGACTCTGAGGGGAGCCAGGAATAGATTCTTGAATCTGAGGGGAGACAGAAACAGACTCTTGATTCTGTGGCGATCCAGGAACAGACTCTTCATTCTGTGGTGATCCAGAAACAGACTCTTCATTCTGTGGCGATCCAGGAACAGACTCTTCATTCTGTGGCGATCCAGGAACAGACTCTTCATTCTGTGGCGATCCAGGAACAGACTCTTCATTCTGTGGTGATCCAGGAACAGACTGCTGATTCCCTGGCGAGTAAGGAACAGACTGCTGATTCCCTGGCGAGT is a genomic window of Quercus lobata isolate SW786 chromosome 2, ValleyOak3.0 Primary Assembly, whole genome shotgun sequence containing:
- the LOC115976344 gene encoding uncharacterized protein LOC115976344, yielding MAADQRRKRLHGASIIGSSSREQHKVKRKNLGLPHNESNTKAHISLQWDGNQKRVVAKREQIGVSRRDLRPFNGSVPEHHNTIADIFAIPQEIFELEDLTEVLSHEVWQSHLSENERNSLMQLLPRGPEPQQVMQALFAGDNFHFGNPFLKWGASLCSGGLHPDAIHHREQCLKAEKKAYYSNLQKYHSDMVGYLVKLKERWESCKDLEKETVQKLWRSRNGVEKRITSHGNESRFPDPEEDLTATSESCSWAADDKACSSDNQNTSGMKGAELIKRLSEKGFMKDKGRNPLTASDNVLNIGARPRNGDKIHKRNIHCSDGAKYMSYFKISKKQHELVKNMKQSGKSIQSRSLNRVLGNLDSFHVQPYEVFVEEEQKKLHQHWLQLATKVLPVAFDNWRGRQLQRSLVINSLTQELKDYKKSLKKDKNNVNLESMLEDEKENKLISNVSSVEDDEELVPGSPWNQESVPYSPGNQQSVPYSPGNQQSVPGSPQNEESVPGSPQNEESVPGSPQNEESVPGSPQNEESVSGSPQNEESVPGSPQNQESVSVSPQIQESIPGSPQSQESIPGSPQSQESIPCSPQNEESIPGTPQNPSLQQISSPNGDHEIDPIDMDAEDNHIMSKSDNAPADKSGYSGDLNTADDVICRGVPLTSGEDIWPAVNVSHSFYDSTASHEFTSASGLPLEHSQVNEHHRTHMIDLESDLQVEESGKDFLQRQSGDCSFSSYPNQDRNELLQSLFKSQGMLYHQEQKQTGLEFQPQVNLSMENGQFPGHFQEQPQQSLPLELEQKRQNEVYMQRNISGNMYSDGGRYLIPRQEHLAPVNVQDLPVNTICMPAPLPSGLNGGGLLSQNWFPGEHQVHGGWAGSDGASVRSQSIGSGSGADQSLFHVLSHCNQLRSSGPYDSVGSTEQFIPSRNYGMVGGGNVTPRISNVLPQASHPLDFLSGREAATTVMPDDMGWMSLSHQNSVLHDPMGKPYLRSWNQ